In the genome of Aureimonas sp. OT7, one region contains:
- a CDS encoding cytochrome c biogenesis protein CcdA yields the protein MLELSYPTAVLAGALSFLSPCVLPLVPPYLCYMAGVSADDLRAGHTASARVQGRVVASAAVFVLGFSSVFIALGAGASSIGQIVRQNLDWLGVLAGVAIIVMGLNFLGVFRLSFLSREMRVAAPDKPRSFWGAYLMGLAFAFGWTPCIGPVLGAILGLAGAQQTVGQGAVLLGFYSAGLGIPFVLAAAFSGVFLRGLGRFRAYYGTVERAMGGLLVVTGILFLTGGMQTMAFWLLETFPALQMIG from the coding sequence ATGCTGGAACTGTCATACCCAACAGCCGTGCTGGCCGGCGCGCTCTCGTTCCTTTCGCCCTGCGTGCTGCCTCTTGTGCCTCCTTATCTGTGCTACATGGCGGGGGTGTCTGCCGACGACCTTCGGGCCGGCCACACGGCCTCGGCGCGCGTACAGGGCCGGGTGGTGGCCAGCGCCGCGGTTTTCGTGCTCGGCTTCTCGAGCGTCTTCATCGCGCTGGGCGCCGGCGCCTCCAGCATCGGCCAGATCGTGCGGCAGAACCTCGATTGGCTGGGCGTCCTGGCGGGCGTCGCGATCATCGTCATGGGCCTCAACTTCCTCGGCGTCTTCCGGCTTTCCTTCCTGTCGCGAGAGATGCGCGTGGCCGCGCCGGACAAGCCACGCAGCTTCTGGGGCGCCTACCTGATGGGCCTCGCCTTCGCCTTCGGGTGGACACCATGCATCGGCCCCGTACTGGGCGCCATACTGGGGCTGGCCGGTGCGCAACAGACGGTGGGCCAGGGTGCGGTCCTGCTTGGCTTCTATTCGGCGGGCCTCGGTATTCCGTTCGTTCTGGCGGCCGCGTTTTCCGGTGTGTTCCTGCGCGGGCTCGGACGTTTCCGCGCCTATTACGGGACCGTCGAGAGGGCCATGGGCGGCCTTCTCGTCGTCACCGGCATTCTTTTCCTTACCGGCGGCATGCAAACCATGGCTTTCTGGCTGCTGGAAACCTTCCCTGCGCTGCAGATGATCGGCTAA
- the glmU gene encoding bifunctional UDP-N-acetylglucosamine diphosphorylase/glucosamine-1-phosphate N-acetyltransferase GlmU — protein sequence MTRTCLTIILAAGEGTRMKSGRAKVLHPVAGLPLVCHVAAAADKAGADAIALVTGRDAEAVEAAVAVHHGDVQSFRQVERLGTAHAVLAAEPQIEQGYDDILVLFGDTPLLTPGSLVKARAQLADGAGVVVFGFHTENPTGYGRLVTENGELVAIREEKDASPDERAITFCNGGLMALDGRRVAPLLRRIGNRNAKGEYYLTDIVALAREAGERVVAMETEESELEGVNDRADLASVEAAWQARRRQEVMEAGVTMIDPATVFLSFDTRIGPDCVLEPNVFFGPGVSVGPGCTIHAFCHIEGATLAGHSQIGPFARLRPGTELADETKVGNFCETKNARVERGAKINHLSYIGDARVGAQANIGAGTITCNYDGALKHHTDIGAETFIGSNSSLVAPISIGDGAYVASGSVLTEDVPADALAFGRARQVVKDGRGLAIRQRNAAAKAARKAEKQPG from the coding sequence ATGACCAGGACCTGCCTCACCATCATCCTTGCTGCCGGTGAAGGTACGCGAATGAAATCCGGCCGCGCCAAGGTGCTGCACCCGGTGGCCGGATTACCGCTCGTCTGCCATGTAGCCGCCGCTGCCGACAAGGCCGGCGCCGACGCCATCGCGCTGGTCACGGGCCGGGATGCCGAGGCCGTGGAAGCGGCGGTTGCCGTTCATCACGGCGACGTCCAGTCCTTCCGGCAGGTCGAGCGGCTCGGCACGGCCCATGCCGTTCTTGCCGCCGAACCGCAGATAGAACAGGGCTATGACGATATCCTCGTCCTGTTCGGGGATACGCCCCTGCTGACGCCCGGCAGCCTGGTCAAGGCGCGGGCGCAACTGGCCGATGGGGCCGGCGTGGTCGTCTTCGGCTTTCATACTGAAAACCCCACGGGTTACGGGCGACTGGTAACCGAGAATGGCGAGCTGGTCGCCATCCGCGAGGAAAAGGATGCATCGCCGGACGAGAGGGCAATCACCTTCTGCAATGGTGGGTTGATGGCGCTGGACGGGCGTCGCGTCGCCCCGCTGCTGCGACGGATCGGCAATCGGAATGCCAAGGGCGAGTATTACCTGACCGACATCGTGGCGCTGGCGCGCGAGGCGGGCGAACGCGTCGTTGCCATGGAGACCGAGGAAAGCGAATTGGAGGGAGTCAACGATCGTGCCGATCTGGCTTCGGTCGAGGCGGCATGGCAGGCGCGGCGGCGCCAGGAGGTGATGGAAGCCGGGGTAACGATGATCGATCCCGCCACGGTCTTCCTGTCCTTCGATACGCGGATCGGACCCGACTGCGTCCTGGAGCCGAATGTCTTCTTTGGCCCGGGTGTGTCGGTCGGGCCGGGATGCACCATCCATGCCTTCTGCCACATCGAGGGCGCCACGCTTGCGGGCCATTCGCAGATCGGGCCCTTCGCGCGGCTGCGTCCCGGCACCGAACTGGCGGACGAAACGAAGGTCGGGAATTTCTGCGAAACGAAGAATGCCAGGGTCGAGCGCGGCGCGAAGATCAACCACCTGTCCTATATCGGTGATGCACGCGTCGGTGCGCAGGCCAATATCGGTGCCGGCACGATCACCTGCAACTATGACGGCGCCTTGAAGCATCATACCGACATCGGTGCCGAAACCTTCATCGGCTCCAATTCCTCGCTGGTGGCCCCGATATCGATCGGCGACGGGGCCTATGTCGCCTCGGGAAGCGTCCTGACCGAGGACGTGCCGGCCGATGCCCTGGCCTTCGGACGTGCGCGGCAGGTGGTGAAGGATGGGCGGGGCCTGGCCATCCGCCAGCGCAACGCCGCCGCCAAGGCCGCGCGCAAGGCGGAAAAGCAGCCCGGTTGA
- the glmS gene encoding glutamine--fructose-6-phosphate transaminase (isomerizing) produces MCGIIGIISNQPVAGRLVDSLKRLEYRGYDSAGIATLDGGRLDRRRAEGKLRNLEGRLGENPLPGTIGIGHTRWATHGAATEANAHPHASGPVCVVHNGIIENFRELKNELIADGFTFESETDTEIVAVMVARELKKGVAPQEAVARILPRLEGAFALAFLFEGQENLLIGARLGSPLAVGSGEGEMFLGSDAIALSPFTDTVRYLNDGDWVVLGHDRAEIFDAENRPVDRPVRQAVGKSFNVDKGNYRHFMQKEMFEQPEVISHTLGAYVDMASGRTRLPANADIDFSKVGRIALSACGTGYYAALVGRYYFERYARIACDLDVASEFRYRESPLDGIDLALFISQSGETADTLASLRYAKSQGVSAAAIVNVPESTIAREADVVWPTLAGPEIGVASTKAFTCQLTALAALAIRAGVARGVIDSAHELELTRQLMEVPRLVNEALALEPEIEMLGQELAGKRHALYLGRGFSFPLAMEGALKLKEISYIHAEGYAAGELKHGPIALIDETMDVVVIAPHDRVFDKTVSNMQEVAARGGRILLITDAPGAEAGAMRGLRTLILPVMPEILTPIVYAVPLQMLAYHTAVQMGTDVDQPRNLAKSVTVE; encoded by the coding sequence ATGTGCGGCATCATCGGCATCATCAGCAACCAGCCCGTCGCCGGGCGCCTCGTCGACTCCCTCAAGCGCCTCGAATATCGCGGCTATGACTCGGCCGGTATCGCGACGTTGGATGGCGGTCGCCTGGATCGTCGGCGCGCCGAGGGCAAGCTCCGCAACCTTGAAGGGCGGCTGGGCGAAAACCCCTTGCCGGGGACGATCGGCATCGGCCACACGCGCTGGGCCACGCACGGGGCGGCCACGGAGGCGAATGCGCATCCGCACGCATCCGGGCCGGTCTGCGTCGTCCACAACGGCATCATCGAGAATTTTCGCGAGCTCAAGAACGAGCTGATCGCCGATGGCTTCACCTTCGAGAGCGAGACGGACACCGAGATCGTCGCCGTGATGGTGGCCCGCGAGTTGAAGAAGGGCGTCGCGCCGCAGGAGGCCGTTGCGCGCATCCTGCCAAGGCTGGAAGGCGCATTCGCCCTGGCCTTCCTGTTCGAGGGCCAGGAAAACCTCCTGATCGGAGCACGGCTGGGTAGTCCGCTCGCCGTGGGCTCCGGCGAGGGGGAGATGTTCCTTGGCTCCGATGCCATCGCCCTGTCGCCCTTTACCGATACGGTGCGCTACCTGAATGACGGTGACTGGGTCGTGCTGGGCCACGACCGCGCCGAAATCTTCGACGCTGAAAACCGGCCCGTGGATCGTCCGGTGCGCCAGGCGGTGGGCAAAAGCTTCAATGTCGACAAGGGCAACTACCGCCACTTCATGCAGAAGGAGATGTTCGAGCAACCGGAAGTCATCTCCCACACCCTCGGCGCCTATGTCGACATGGCAAGCGGGCGGACACGCCTGCCGGCCAATGCCGACATAGACTTCTCCAAGGTCGGACGGATCGCCTTGTCGGCCTGCGGGACGGGATATTATGCGGCATTGGTCGGCCGCTATTACTTCGAGCGTTACGCCCGTATCGCCTGCGACCTCGATGTCGCCTCCGAGTTCCGCTACCGCGAAAGCCCGCTGGACGGCATCGACCTCGCTCTCTTCATTTCCCAGTCCGGCGAGACAGCCGATACGCTGGCCTCGCTTCGCTACGCGAAATCGCAGGGCGTAAGCGCCGCCGCCATCGTGAATGTGCCGGAATCGACCATTGCGCGCGAAGCCGATGTCGTGTGGCCAACGCTTGCCGGACCGGAAATCGGCGTTGCCTCCACCAAGGCGTTCACCTGCCAGCTTACGGCCCTGGCTGCCCTGGCTATCCGCGCCGGGGTGGCGCGCGGCGTCATCGATAGTGCGCATGAACTCGAATTGACCCGCCAGTTGATGGAAGTGCCGCGGCTGGTGAATGAGGCATTGGCGCTGGAGCCGGAGATCGAGATGCTCGGCCAGGAGCTGGCGGGCAAGCGACATGCCCTGTATCTCGGCCGTGGATTTTCGTTTCCGCTGGCAATGGAGGGTGCCCTGAAGCTAAAGGAAATCAGCTACATACACGCTGAAGGTTATGCGGCAGGTGAACTGAAGCACGGGCCCATCGCCCTGATCGACGAGACGATGGATGTGGTGGTGATTGCCCCGCATGACCGCGTCTTCGACAAGACGGTGTCCAACATGCAGGAGGTTGCGGCGCGCGGCGGGCGAATTCTCCTCATCACCGATGCGCCCGGGGCGGAGGCCGGCGCAATGCGCGGCCTGCGCACGCTGATCCTGCCGGTCATGCCGGAAATCCTGACACCCATCGTCTATGCGGTGCCGTTGCAGATGCTGGCCTATCATACGGCCGTGCAGATGGGCACCGATGTCGACCAGCCGCGAAACCTCGCAAAGTCGGTCACGGTGGAGTAG
- the mfd gene encoding transcription-repair coupling factor encodes MRDGGSMGEVEDALRFVAPDLPVLTLPAWDCLPYDRVGPSSGTAATRLAAMTAIGELRTQPHRAVILTTANALLQRMPPLATLMEETIRAKASARVPMNRIVDALQLGGFERVTTVREAGEFAVRGGILDLYAPGEDEPVRLDFFGDTLETIRSFDPATQRSTGTRKTFELAPVSEVSLREESISRFRSNYVRRFGAPSREDGLYASISEGKRFAGMEHWLPLFYERLETMFDYVDGFPLVLDHLLTEAAGERRKLIDDYYEARRRSIAAESAGGVPYNPIAPDELYLPMDELTDRIAAAGPVRLSAYAQSDAGGADTLNLDVTRGRTFAGERQAGDVNVFSAAVEHISRLRADGKQVILAAWTEGSRDRLTQIVEEHGLGNIKPVDTLSQALEIGRNTVATAVLGVEAGFETQRIAVVGEQDILGDRLIRRARRRKRGSDFISEVSGLAEGDIVVHVDHGIGRFVGLRTIEAAGAPHDCVELRYAGDDRLFLPVENIELLSRYGGEGSEANLDKLGGGAWQARKAKLKRRLLDMAGELIRIAAVRQTRGAPKLVPPEGLWDEFQARFPYEETDDQLGAIEAVAEDLGAGRPMDRLVCGDVGFGKTEVALRAAFIAAMNGLQVAVVVPTTLLSRQHYKTFTERFRGLPLTVSQASRLVTGKELAATKKAIHEGTVDIVVGTHALLGKSIDFKNLGLLIIDEEQHFGVKHKERLKELKSDIHVLTLSATPIPRTLQLALTGVRELSLITTPPVDRMAVRTFVSPFDPLVVRETLLRERYRGGQSFYVAPRLSDLAGIKEFLDEQVPELKVAVAHGQMPAGELDDVMNAFYEGQYDVLLSTTIVESGLDIPTANTMIVHRADMFGLAQLYQLRGRVGRSKQRAYALMTIPANKTPTAGADRRLKVLQSLDTLGAGFQLASHDLDQRGAGNILGEEQSGHVKEVGFELYQQMLEEAVAEMKGEEPETNGMWSPQITLGTAVMIPESYVPDLQLRMTLYRRLADLTDAKEIDAFGAELIDRFGPLPPEVDHLLKVVFIKALCRKANVEKLDAGPKGVVVQFRDKNFANPAALVRFIGEQGVSAKIRPDQSIVFMRDWPKPEQRLNGAAVIATQLARMVDKAPEAAKAG; translated from the coding sequence ATGCGCGATGGCGGCTCCATGGGAGAGGTCGAGGACGCCCTGCGCTTCGTCGCTCCGGATCTGCCCGTTCTGACGCTGCCCGCCTGGGACTGCCTTCCATACGACCGCGTCGGCCCGTCTTCGGGCACGGCGGCCACCCGCCTTGCCGCAATGACGGCCATCGGCGAATTGCGGACCCAGCCGCACCGCGCCGTGATCCTGACGACGGCGAACGCCCTTCTGCAACGCATGCCGCCGCTGGCCACGCTGATGGAAGAGACGATCCGCGCCAAGGCCAGCGCCCGCGTGCCGATGAACCGCATCGTCGATGCGCTGCAACTGGGCGGCTTCGAGCGTGTGACCACCGTCCGCGAGGCCGGCGAGTTTGCAGTGCGCGGCGGCATACTGGACCTGTATGCCCCCGGCGAGGACGAGCCCGTGCGTCTTGATTTCTTCGGCGATACGCTGGAGACGATCCGCAGCTTCGACCCCGCCACGCAGCGCAGTACCGGCACCCGCAAGACATTCGAGCTCGCGCCGGTGTCCGAAGTTTCCCTGCGTGAGGAATCGATCTCGCGGTTCCGCAGCAATTACGTGCGAAGGTTCGGTGCACCCTCGCGGGAGGATGGGCTCTACGCATCCATCTCCGAGGGCAAGCGTTTCGCCGGCATGGAACATTGGCTGCCGCTCTTCTACGAACGGCTCGAGACCATGTTCGATTATGTGGACGGGTTTCCGCTCGTACTCGACCATCTGTTGACCGAGGCCGCGGGCGAGCGTCGAAAGCTGATCGACGACTATTACGAGGCGCGGCGCCGATCCATCGCCGCCGAGAGCGCCGGGGGCGTGCCGTACAACCCCATCGCACCGGACGAATTGTACCTTCCGATGGACGAGTTGACCGACCGGATCGCCGCTGCCGGGCCGGTGCGCCTGTCGGCCTATGCACAGAGCGACGCCGGGGGCGCCGATACGCTGAACCTCGACGTGACGCGCGGCCGCACCTTCGCAGGGGAACGCCAGGCGGGCGATGTCAACGTGTTTTCAGCCGCGGTGGAGCATATCTCGCGGCTGCGCGCAGACGGCAAACAGGTGATCCTGGCCGCCTGGACCGAAGGGTCGCGCGATCGGCTCACGCAGATCGTGGAAGAGCACGGGCTGGGCAACATCAAGCCCGTCGACACGCTGAGCCAAGCTCTGGAAATCGGCCGGAACACGGTCGCCACCGCCGTTCTCGGGGTGGAAGCCGGTTTCGAAACCCAGCGCATCGCCGTTGTCGGCGAGCAGGACATATTGGGCGACAGGCTGATCCGCCGCGCGCGGCGGCGCAAGCGCGGTTCTGATTTCATCAGTGAGGTCTCGGGCCTTGCCGAAGGCGACATCGTCGTTCACGTCGATCATGGCATCGGGCGCTTCGTGGGCCTGCGCACGATCGAGGCGGCCGGCGCCCCCCATGACTGCGTCGAACTGCGCTACGCCGGAGACGACCGGCTGTTCCTGCCGGTCGAGAATATCGAGCTTCTCTCGCGCTATGGAGGCGAGGGGTCGGAAGCCAACCTCGACAAGCTCGGGGGGGGCGCATGGCAGGCGCGCAAGGCCAAGCTCAAGCGGCGGCTCCTGGACATGGCGGGGGAACTCATTCGCATCGCCGCCGTGCGCCAGACACGCGGCGCACCCAAGCTGGTGCCGCCCGAAGGGCTTTGGGACGAATTCCAGGCGCGTTTCCCCTATGAGGAAACGGACGACCAGCTTGGCGCCATCGAGGCGGTGGCCGAAGACCTTGGCGCCGGCCGGCCGATGGACCGTCTCGTCTGCGGCGATGTGGGCTTCGGCAAGACGGAGGTCGCTTTGCGGGCGGCCTTCATTGCCGCCATGAACGGGCTGCAGGTCGCCGTGGTGGTTCCGACGACGCTTCTGTCCCGCCAGCACTACAAGACATTCACGGAGCGATTTCGCGGCCTACCGCTGACCGTGTCGCAAGCCTCGCGGCTGGTGACCGGCAAGGAGCTGGCGGCGACGAAGAAGGCAATCCATGAGGGAACGGTCGACATCGTGGTCGGAACCCATGCCCTTTTGGGAAAATCAATCGATTTCAAGAATCTCGGTCTGCTGATCATCGACGAGGAGCAGCATTTCGGCGTCAAGCACAAGGAACGGCTGAAGGAACTGAAGTCGGACATCCACGTGCTGACGCTGTCGGCAACGCCGATCCCGCGCACGCTGCAGCTGGCGCTGACCGGCGTTCGCGAACTGTCCCTCATCACGACGCCGCCGGTGGACCGGATGGCGGTGCGCACCTTTGTCTCGCCCTTCGATCCGCTCGTCGTGCGCGAGACGCTCCTGCGTGAGCGCTATCGCGGCGGACAGAGCTTCTATGTGGCGCCCCGCCTGTCGGACCTTGCCGGTATCAAGGAGTTCCTGGACGAGCAGGTCCCGGAGTTGAAGGTGGCCGTGGCGCATGGGCAGATGCCGGCCGGCGAACTCGACGACGTCATGAACGCCTTCTACGAAGGGCAGTACGACGTGCTGCTGTCCACGACCATCGTGGAGTCGGGCCTCGATATCCCGACAGCCAACACCATGATCGTGCATCGCGCCGACATGTTCGGCCTTGCGCAACTCTACCAGTTGCGAGGGCGCGTCGGCCGCTCGAAGCAGCGCGCCTACGCGCTCATGACCATTCCGGCAAACAAGACGCCGACGGCCGGGGCGGATCGGCGCTTGAAGGTGCTGCAGTCCCTGGACACGCTGGGCGCCGGCTTCCAGCTTGCCAGCCACGATCTGGACCAGCGCGGCGCAGGTAATATCCTGGGCGAGGAACAGAGCGGCCATGTCAAGGAAGTCGGTTTCGAACTCTACCAGCAGATGCTGGAAGAGGCCGTCGCCGAAATGAAAGGCGAGGAGCCGGAGACGAATGGCATGTGGTCGCCGCAGATCACGCTCGGCACCGCGGTCATGATTCCCGAAAGCTACGTGCCCGACCTGCAATTGCGCATGACCCTGTATCGACGGCTGGCGGACCTGACCGACGCCAAGGAGATCGACGCGTTCGGCGCCGAGTTGATCGATCGGTTCGGCCCGCTTCCCCCGGAGGTGGACCATCTGCTCAAGGTAGTCTTCATCAAGGCGCTGTGCCGCAAGGCCAATGTCGAGAAACTGGATGCAGGGCCCAAGGGCGTCGTCGTGCAGTTCCGCGACAAGAACTTCGCCAATCCGGCTGCGCTGGTGCGCTTTATCGGAGAGCAGGGCGTGTCCGCCAAGATCCGGCCCGACCAGTCCATCGTCTTCATGCGGGATTGGCCGAAACCGGAACAGCGGCTCAACGGTGCCGCGGTCATCGCCACGCAACTGGCGCGCATGGTCGACAAGGCTCCCGAAGCCGCGAAGGCCGGATAA
- a CDS encoding succinate dehydrogenase assembly factor 2 translates to MTGTGRTSSDLDPRRRKVLFRSWHRGTREMDLVLGRFADAEIDRLSDDELTVYEALIDAPDREIFSWITGTEATPAEFDTPVFRRIRDFYALPESDAR, encoded by the coding sequence ATGACAGGGACCGGCCGTACATCCAGCGATCTAGACCCGCGCAGGCGCAAGGTGCTCTTCCGCTCCTGGCATCGTGGCACGCGCGAGATGGACCTGGTGTTGGGCCGCTTTGCCGACGCCGAGATCGACCGGTTGAGCGACGACGAACTGACCGTCTACGAGGCGCTCATCGATGCGCCCGACCGGGAAATCTTCTCGTGGATCACGGGCACCGAGGCGACCCCGGCCGAATTCGATACGCCGGTGTTCCGGCGCATCCGTGATTTCTATGCCCTGCCGGAGAGCGACGCGCGATGA
- the recG gene encoding ATP-dependent DNA helicase RecG, which yields MRPSALDPLFAPITSLPGVGPKVAAVMAGLVAPSGGGDARVRDLLFHLPAGVIDRRKRVAVVDAPEGEIVSLALRVTRHFFPGGKGGNQPARILASDETGEITLTYFRPNRPWIEKLLPLDTEVLVSGKVDRFNGRPSMVHPDFVAPLDEADHLALVEPVYPMTAGLSPRTLRKAIEAALTGVPPLDEWIEPQTLARLRLPAFAEALLQIHNPETPAHAEPVSPAFQRLAYDEFLASQMALALSRQRMRKLPGQRLGGDGALRARVLGALPFKLTDAQTTALDEIYADMGAPDRMLRLLQGDVGAGKTVVALMAMAAARESGAQSALLAPTEILARQHFAGLEAICAKAGLSIALLTGRDNGKARERKLQAIADGTVDIVVGTHALFQADVAYGNLGLVVVDEQHRFGVHQRLQLTRKGTAPDLLVMTATPIPRTLVLAAFGDMDVSRLTGKPAGRLPIATVAVSTERIGEIVQRIGKAMDGGDRVYWVCPLVEESEKSDLTAAQERHETLKSWFGDTVGLVHGQMGGDEKDAAMAAFKAGDTKLIVATTVIEVGVDVPEASIIVIEHAERFGLSQLHQLRGRVGRGRRASTCVLLYRGPLGQTAHARLAIMRETEDGFRIAEEDLRLRGEGDILGTRQSGMQSFRIARLDTHSALMEIARDDARLLLAQDPELSSPRGQAIRALLYLFGKDEAVRLLRSG from the coding sequence ATGCGCCCTTCCGCTTTGGACCCTCTTTTCGCGCCCATCACGAGCCTGCCCGGCGTCGGGCCCAAGGTCGCTGCCGTCATGGCCGGCCTTGTCGCGCCGTCGGGCGGCGGCGATGCACGCGTCCGTGACCTTCTTTTTCACCTTCCCGCCGGCGTCATCGACCGGCGAAAGCGCGTTGCCGTCGTCGACGCCCCGGAGGGCGAGATCGTCAGCCTGGCGCTGCGCGTGACGCGGCACTTCTTTCCCGGTGGCAAAGGCGGCAACCAGCCTGCCCGGATCCTGGCCAGCGACGAGACCGGCGAGATCACCCTCACCTATTTCCGGCCGAACCGCCCGTGGATCGAAAAACTGCTGCCACTGGATACCGAGGTTCTCGTCTCCGGCAAGGTCGACCGCTTCAACGGCCGCCCGTCCATGGTCCATCCGGATTTCGTCGCGCCGCTGGACGAGGCCGACCATCTGGCGCTGGTGGAACCGGTCTATCCGATGACGGCCGGGCTATCGCCGCGCACGCTGCGCAAGGCGATCGAGGCGGCACTGACGGGTGTTCCGCCGCTGGATGAATGGATAGAGCCGCAAACCTTGGCGCGCCTGCGCCTTCCCGCCTTCGCCGAGGCGTTGCTGCAGATCCACAACCCGGAAACCCCTGCCCATGCCGAACCGGTAAGCCCGGCCTTCCAACGCCTCGCTTATGACGAATTCCTGGCCAGCCAGATGGCGCTGGCCCTGTCACGCCAGCGTATGCGCAAGCTGCCCGGCCAACGCCTCGGCGGCGATGGCGCGCTTCGTGCGCGCGTCCTTGGCGCTCTACCCTTCAAGCTGACGGATGCCCAGACCACCGCGCTGGACGAGATCTACGCCGACATGGGCGCACCCGACAGGATGCTGCGGCTTCTGCAAGGCGATGTCGGCGCCGGCAAGACGGTCGTCGCCCTGATGGCAATGGCCGCCGCGCGCGAATCCGGCGCACAATCGGCATTGCTGGCGCCAACCGAGATCCTCGCCCGCCAGCACTTTGCCGGCCTGGAGGCGATCTGCGCCAAGGCTGGCCTGTCGATCGCGCTTCTGACGGGGCGCGACAACGGCAAGGCCCGCGAGCGCAAGCTACAGGCCATCGCGGATGGGACAGTCGACATCGTCGTCGGAACGCACGCGCTGTTCCAGGCGGATGTCGCCTATGGCAATCTCGGCCTCGTCGTCGTGGACGAGCAGCATCGCTTCGGCGTCCATCAACGCCTGCAACTCACCCGCAAGGGCACTGCGCCCGATCTTCTGGTCATGACCGCGACGCCGATCCCGCGCACGCTCGTACTGGCGGCTTTCGGCGACATGGATGTGTCCCGGCTGACGGGCAAGCCGGCCGGCCGCCTGCCCATCGCCACCGTCGCCGTGTCAACCGAACGGATCGGCGAGATCGTGCAGCGCATCGGCAAGGCCATGGATGGCGGCGACCGGGTCTATTGGGTCTGCCCGCTGGTCGAGGAATCGGAAAAAAGCGACCTCACCGCCGCACAGGAGCGGCACGAGACGTTGAAAAGCTGGTTCGGCGATACGGTCGGGCTCGTCCATGGCCAGATGGGCGGCGACGAGAAAGACGCCGCGATGGCAGCTTTCAAGGCTGGCGATACGAAGCTGATCGTGGCGACAACGGTGATCGAGGTCGGTGTCGACGTGCCGGAGGCCTCCATCATCGTCATCGAGCATGCCGAGCGTTTCGGCCTGTCGCAACTGCACCAGTTGCGCGGACGCGTCGGCCGTGGAAGGCGCGCCTCGACCTGCGTTCTTCTTTACCGCGGGCCGCTTGGGCAGACGGCGCATGCCAGGCTGGCCATCATGCGCGAAACGGAAGATGGATTCCGGATAGCGGAGGAAGACCTGCGGCTGAGGGGCGAAGGCGACATCCTCGGTACGCGTCAATCCGGCATGCAGAGCTTTCGCATCGCCCGCCTGGACACGCATTCCGCCCTTATGGAGATCGCCCGCGACGACGCCCGCCTGCTTCTGGCGCAGGACCCGGAATTATCCTCGCCGCGCGGACAGGCCATCCGCGCGCTGCTGTACCTGTTCGGCAAGGACGAGGCGGTGCGCCTGCTGCGCTCCGGCTGA